The proteins below are encoded in one region of Eubacterium sp. 1001713B170207_170306_E7:
- the hcp gene encoding hydroxylamine reductase: MSMFCFQCEQTALGKGCTKHQGVCGKKDHTAQLQDELTGAMIGLARVMEKEEVPNDEVSRLVMKGLFTTVTNVNFNDPSTKEQVTALHNLQKAIGGEVRDFDMRELWNANEDIRSLKSLILFGLRGMAAYAYHADVLGCHNEDVNAFFLTALRAIGGEEDMDTLLALVMDTGNVNLQCMAMLDKANTETYGMPEPTEVSMTIEKGPFIIITGHDLHDLYLLLEQTKDKGINIYTHGEMLPTHAYPKLKAYPHLKGNFGTAWQNQQKEFDGVPAPILYTTNCLMPVKDSYSDRVFTTEVVSYPEMVHIGPDKDFTPVIEKALELGGYPEDHKMTGINGGSVLTTGFARGTVLSVADKVVEAVKGGDISHFFLVGGCDGAKPGRNYYTEFVKQTPEDSIILTLACGKYRFNDLDLGTIDGLPRIMDVGQCNDAYSAIQIALALADAFDCTVNELPLTLVLSWYEQKAVCILLTLLSLGIKNIYLGPTLPAFVSPNVLNVLVQRFGLTPISTPEEDLKKILEK; encoded by the coding sequence ATGTCAATGTTTTGTTTTCAGTGTGAACAGACTGCTTTAGGAAAGGGCTGCACCAAGCACCAGGGTGTGTGTGGCAAGAAGGACCACACCGCACAGCTGCAGGATGAGCTGACAGGCGCGATGATCGGTCTGGCGCGTGTGATGGAAAAGGAAGAAGTGCCCAACGATGAAGTCAGCAGGCTGGTGATGAAGGGATTATTTACCACGGTGACCAATGTCAATTTTAATGACCCTTCCACTAAAGAACAGGTGACCGCGCTGCATAACCTGCAAAAGGCCATCGGCGGCGAAGTACGTGATTTTGACATGCGGGAGCTCTGGAACGCCAATGAAGATATCCGCTCCTTAAAATCGCTGATCCTGTTTGGCCTGCGCGGCATGGCAGCCTATGCCTACCATGCCGATGTGCTGGGCTGCCACAATGAGGATGTCAACGCCTTTTTCCTGACCGCGCTGCGCGCCATTGGCGGCGAAGAGGATATGGATACCCTGCTGGCGCTGGTCATGGATACCGGCAATGTCAACCTGCAGTGTATGGCCATGCTGGACAAAGCTAACACTGAAACCTACGGAATGCCTGAGCCGACCGAGGTTTCCATGACCATTGAGAAGGGGCCATTTATCATCATCACAGGGCATGACCTGCATGACCTTTATCTTCTTCTGGAACAGACAAAGGACAAAGGGATCAACATTTATACTCACGGCGAGATGCTGCCCACCCATGCCTATCCGAAGCTGAAGGCTTATCCGCACCTCAAGGGAAACTTTGGTACCGCGTGGCAGAACCAGCAAAAGGAATTCGACGGTGTGCCGGCACCCATACTCTACACCACCAACTGTCTGATGCCTGTCAAAGATTCCTACAGCGACCGTGTTTTCACCACCGAGGTGGTCTCATACCCTGAAATGGTACACATCGGACCAGACAAGGACTTTACCCCTGTTATCGAAAAAGCACTGGAGCTGGGCGGCTATCCGGAGGATCATAAGATGACCGGTATCAACGGCGGCTCGGTATTGACCACGGGTTTTGCGAGGGGAACGGTGCTGTCTGTGGCCGACAAGGTGGTAGAAGCTGTAAAGGGCGGCGATATTTCTCATTTCTTCCTAGTTGGCGGCTGTGACGGTGCGAAGCCGGGACGTAACTATTATACAGAGTTTGTTAAACAGACTCCGGAGGATTCCATTATCCTGACGCTGGCCTGCGGCAAATACCGGTTTAACGATTTAGACCTTGGAACGATTGATGGACTGCCAAGAATCATGGATGTTGGACAGTGCAACGACGCTTACTCTGCCATCCAGATCGCGCTGGCTTTGGCGGATGCCTTTGACTGTACGGTCAATGAGCTTCCGCTCACGCTTGTGCTGTCCTGGTACGAGCAGAAGGCAGTCTGTATTCTTCTGACGCTGCTGTCCCTCGGCATTAAAAATATCTATCTTGGACCAACACTTCCTGCCTTTGTTTCGCCCAATGTTTTAAATGTGCTGGTCCAACGTTTTGGCCTGACACCCATCTCCACGCCGGAAGAAGACCTGAAGAAGATTCTTGAAAAATAA
- a CDS encoding GntR family transcriptional regulator: protein MGLFDHQLDKNIPVPLYYQLKTLLEAYIEKEHTNYEEPIPTEMEISEAFGISRPTVRQAINSLVVEGRLYRKKSKGTFVTRPKIHQNFLESIQSFNEEMQEKGLTPKTEVLGLEVVACDEEVGRALQLEVGTEVVRLERLRYANDEPIVHVVSHLPCRLCSEMLEKDFTRVSMYHVMETELNMTIDYATRRLEAILADSATAKILGISKGSAIQYIQTIAYLTDETAVEYSKAHYRGDRSHFTFRLKRN from the coding sequence ATGGGATTATTTGATCATCAACTCGATAAAAATATACCGGTGCCGCTTTATTACCAGCTCAAAACACTACTGGAAGCGTACATCGAAAAGGAACATACCAATTACGAAGAACCCATTCCAACAGAAATGGAGATCAGCGAGGCCTTTGGCATCAGCCGGCCAACGGTGCGCCAGGCCATCAATTCACTGGTGGTGGAGGGAAGACTCTACCGCAAAAAGAGCAAGGGCACCTTTGTGACCCGGCCGAAAATCCATCAGAATTTTCTGGAATCGATCCAGAGCTTTAACGAGGAAATGCAGGAGAAAGGCCTGACGCCTAAAACCGAAGTGCTTGGTCTGGAGGTGGTGGCCTGTGACGAAGAGGTGGGGCGCGCCCTGCAGCTGGAGGTGGGAACAGAGGTTGTACGGCTTGAACGTCTGCGCTACGCCAATGACGAGCCCATCGTCCATGTGGTCAGCCATCTGCCGTGCCGCCTGTGCAGTGAAATGCTGGAAAAGGATTTTACCCGGGTGTCCATGTATCATGTGATGGAAACCGAGCTGAACATGACCATCGACTATGCCACCAGGCGGCTTGAGGCCATTCTGGCGGACAGTGCGACCGCTAAAATCCTGGGGATCAGCAAGGGCTCCGCAATCCAGTATATTCAGACCATCGCCTACCTGACCGATGAGACGGCAGTGGAATACTCCAAAGCGCATTACCGCGGTGACCGGAGTCATTTTACCTTCAGATTAAAACGGAATTAA
- the deoC gene encoding deoxyribose-phosphate aldolase has protein sequence MKTLTVKELAGYFDHTLLKAFVTDEDFKKLCDDADKYGFKMVAINSAPVALCKKYLKDSPVHVGAAISFPLGQTTIEAKVFETENAIENGADEIDYVINIVELKNKNYDYIKREMEAIVAVCRKHGVLSKVIFENCYLTKDEIVKVAEIAREVKPDFIKTSTGFGTGGATVEDVKLMKSVVGDDVKVKAAGGIRDLETCLAMIEAGAERIGSSSSIEITEAYAKTL, from the coding sequence ATGAAAACACTAACTGTTAAAGAACTGGCAGGCTATTTTGATCACACACTTTTAAAGGCCTTTGTTACCGATGAGGATTTTAAAAAGCTGTGTGACGATGCCGATAAATATGGCTTTAAGATGGTGGCCATCAACTCGGCCCCGGTTGCGTTGTGCAAAAAGTACCTGAAGGATTCTCCCGTGCATGTGGGGGCGGCCATCAGCTTTCCCCTCGGGCAGACAACCATTGAAGCCAAGGTTTTTGAGACTGAAAACGCCATTGAAAACGGCGCGGATGAAATTGATTATGTCATCAACATTGTCGAACTGAAAAATAAGAATTATGATTATATCAAGCGTGAAATGGAAGCCATTGTCGCCGTCTGCCGCAAACACGGTGTGCTGTCAAAGGTGATCTTTGAAAACTGCTACCTGACAAAGGACGAGATTGTAAAGGTTGCTGAGATCGCAAGGGAAGTGAAGCCGGACTTTATCAAAACCTCGACAGGCTTTGGTACTGGCGGAGCCACCGTGGAGGATGTAAAGCTTATGAAGTCCGTTGTGGGCGATGACGTGAAAGTCAAGGCGGCCGGCGGTATCCGCGATCTTGAAACCTGCCTGGCCATGATCGAAGCCGGTGCGGAACGGATTGGCAGCAGCAGCAGCATTGAAATTACAGAAGCTTACGCAAAAACATTATAA
- the xylB gene encoding xylulokinase — protein sequence MKKYLLAHDLGTSGNKATLYSTEGELVKSCVQSYDMLVSNNNWVEQRPEDFWNAVCVSTKELVQDIDVNDIAAISFSGQMMGCICVDKEGKALRNALIWADMRATKEEEMIRERISEEDFYHLTGHKISPSYGGQKLMWVKNNEPEIYENTYKMLNCKDYIILKLTGEFVTEYTDASSTNLLDLNKLEWSDRLLEVMGIDREKMPALLKSTDIAGTVTAEAAQACGLAAGIPVVCGGGDGVCAAVGTGCTREGIAHSCMGTSSWISITTEKPIYDEEMRTFTWAHIVPGYVLPTGTMQCGGGSYSWFTKELCKYESLLGEQQGVSKYDLLDQEIGDSKPGANGLLFLPYLIGERSPRWNPKAKGAFIGIKMETEKKDMVRAVQEGVAFNLGVVMDVFKGKGVKIDDMIVIGGGAQSDAWLQILADVYNINIQKPNYLEEATSMGAAITAGVGVGVFENFDVIDKFLKIEETKTPNTDNQPVYSAMKPIFDEAYFALTGVFDKLSEFTK from the coding sequence ATGAAAAAATATTTACTGGCACACGATTTGGGAACATCCGGAAACAAGGCGACGCTGTACAGCACAGAAGGGGAACTGGTCAAAAGCTGTGTTCAAAGTTATGATATGCTTGTCAGCAACAACAACTGGGTTGAGCAGCGGCCAGAGGATTTCTGGAACGCGGTCTGTGTCTCCACCAAAGAGCTGGTGCAGGACATCGACGTGAACGACATTGCCGCCATATCCTTCAGCGGCCAGATGATGGGGTGCATCTGTGTGGATAAAGAGGGTAAGGCCCTCAGAAACGCATTGATCTGGGCGGACATGCGCGCCACAAAGGAAGAGGAAATGATCCGTGAACGCATCAGCGAGGAAGATTTTTATCACCTCACAGGCCATAAGATCAGCCCGTCCTACGGCGGCCAGAAGCTGATGTGGGTTAAAAACAATGAGCCGGAAATCTATGAAAATACCTATAAAATGCTCAACTGCAAGGATTATATTATCCTGAAACTTACCGGGGAGTTTGTCACCGAGTATACGGACGCTTCCTCCACCAACTTGCTGGACTTAAATAAGCTGGAATGGTCCGACCGCCTTTTGGAAGTCATGGGGATCGACCGCGAAAAAATGCCGGCATTGTTAAAATCCACCGATATTGCCGGAACCGTGACGGCTGAAGCCGCCCAGGCCTGCGGACTGGCCGCCGGGATTCCTGTTGTCTGCGGCGGCGGCGACGGCGTCTGCGCGGCTGTCGGCACCGGCTGTACCAGAGAGGGCATTGCCCACAGCTGTATGGGAACCTCCTCATGGATTTCCATCACCACCGAAAAGCCAATCTATGACGAGGAAATGCGCACCTTTACCTGGGCGCACATTGTGCCAGGCTATGTGCTGCCAACCGGAACCATGCAGTGCGGCGGCGGCTCCTATAGCTGGTTTACAAAGGAGCTGTGCAAGTACGAAAGCCTGCTGGGCGAACAGCAGGGCGTCAGCAAGTATGACCTTCTGGATCAGGAAATCGGCGATTCTAAGCCAGGGGCCAACGGTCTGCTGTTCTTGCCATACCTGATCGGTGAGCGAAGCCCGCGCTGGAATCCAAAGGCGAAGGGCGCCTTCATCGGCATTAAAATGGAAACTGAAAAGAAGGATATGGTGCGCGCGGTACAGGAAGGGGTAGCCTTTAACCTGGGCGTGGTCATGGATGTCTTTAAGGGCAAGGGTGTCAAAATTGACGACATGATCGTCATTGGCGGCGGCGCTCAGAGCGACGCCTGGCTCCAGATTTTAGCCGATGTTTACAATATCAATATCCAGAAGCCAAACTATCTGGAGGAAGCCACCTCCATGGGTGCGGCCATCACTGCCGGTGTGGGCGTCGGCGTTTTTGAGAACTTTGACGTCATTGACAAATTCCTGAAAATTGAGGAAACCAAAACGCCGAACACCGACAATCAGCCAGTGTACAGCGCCATGAAGCCGATCTTTGACGAAGCTTACTTTGCCCTGACCGGGGTCTTTGACAAGCTCTCTGAGTTTACAAAATAA
- a CDS encoding YbaK/EbsC family protein gives MAVDKVKAYFKQYGMEDQVKELTDSTATVELAAQAVGVIPARIAKTLSFKRYDECVLVVAAGDTRIDNKKFKEEFGIKAKMLSPDEVLEFTGHAVGGVCPFGIKNPDVEVYLDDSLKRFDTVFPAAGSSNSMIELSCDDLFQYSGAMSWVDVCKYKE, from the coding sequence ATGGCAGTAGATAAGGTAAAGGCATATTTTAAACAGTACGGCATGGAGGATCAGGTAAAAGAGCTGACCGATTCAACCGCGACGGTAGAGCTGGCCGCGCAGGCGGTAGGTGTGATCCCGGCCCGCATCGCAAAAACACTGTCCTTTAAGCGATATGACGAGTGTGTTCTCGTGGTGGCAGCAGGGGACACCAGGATTGACAATAAAAAATTCAAGGAAGAATTTGGCATCAAGGCCAAAATGCTGTCGCCGGATGAGGTTCTGGAATTTACAGGCCATGCGGTCGGCGGCGTGTGCCCCTTTGGCATTAAAAACCCGGATGTGGAGGTTTATCTGGACGACTCGCTCAAGCGTTTTGACACGGTATTTCCAGCGGCTGGCAGCAGTAATTCCATGATTGAGCTTTCCTGTGACGACCTGTTCCAGTACTCTGGCGCCATGAGCTGGGTAGATGTCTGTAAGTATAAGGAGTAA